The Brevinema andersonii region TAGGTGTACTAATAATACTTAATTTCCCATTTTTGTCCATCATAAGCCATGCCCAACCTGATCCAAATCTAGTTTTAGCTGCAGTTTCAAACATTTCTTGAAATTTTTCAAAAGAACCAAAATCTCTTTCAATTAATTTTAAAAGTTCACCTGTAGGTTTAGCTCCGTTATTTTTTTTAAGAAGCTTCCAAAATAAAGTATGATTATGGTGACCTCCAGCATTATTGCGCACTGCCATCCGAATATCTTCAGGAACACTTTCTATATTAGCCAATATCTCTTTAAGAGATTTATCTGCCCATTCAGGATGCTTCTCCAAGGCCGCATTTAAATTATCTATATAACCTTTATGATGCTTCGTATGATGTATTTCCATAGTTTTTGCATCAATATACGGTTCAAGAGCATCATAAGAATAACCTAATTCTGGTAATGTAAACATAAAATATCCTCCAATATTTTAATATATCCTTATTATAATAGAAATAAATAAATGAATCAAGATTTTTCTATTATTTTCTATATTTTTGAAAAAAATATTTTATCAGCTATAATATACAATTATGGAGATAACATGATTAATTATCAACAAAAACTTATTAATTATTTTTTTGAATACCTGCAGTTCAACACCCAAAGCAATGAAACAGCAAAAACTATACCCTCAACAAGTGGGCAAATGGAATTAGCACGTTATATTTTCAAGCAGCTGCGTGATTTCGGTATACAGGATGTGTCTTTAGATGATCAAGCAGTACTAATTGTAAGAATAGATGGTTCTATTCCAGGACCTACTATTGCCTTTTTATCCCACTTGGACACAGCTGATATTGGTATGAATCCAGAAATACAAGCTCAAAAAATTCATTTTACAGGTAATGAAATTATCCTTAACTCTGAAAAAAATATTATTATGTCTCCTGAACTTTTTCCTGAATTATTGCAATATTTAGGAGAAGATATCATTTTCAGTACCGGCACAAGTATATTAGGATGCGACAATAAAGCTGGTTTAGCTGTACTGACCACACTAGGAGAATACCTTATTCGAGAAAAACCTGAACATAGTACTGTTATTTTGATCTATGTGCCCGATGAAGAAATAGGATTATTAGGATCTCAATTATTAGATACAAAAAAAATTAATGCTGATTTTGCTTACACTATTGATGGCGGACCTTTGGGAGAATTTGGATACGAAACATTTAATGCAGCAAGTGCAGAAATTACGATACAAGGCATCTCTATACATCCTGGATCAGGAAAAGATAAATTAGTAAATCCTATTCTTATTGCTAATGATCTTATTAATCAGTTTGATCCTTTGAATACACCAGAGCATTCGGAAGGCAGAGAAGGTTTTTTTTGGATTCATGATATTACAGGCAATCCCACACAAGCAAAAATCGAACTGATTATCAGAGATTTTGATCTGAAAGAATTTGAAAATAAAAAACAATGGCTTCGATCTGCCATCAAAGATATATCTCTCCGCTATCCTAAAGCAAAAATTGATTATCAAATTACAGACAATTATGCTAATATTGCTAACACGCTACCGTCAGACCGTCGATGCATTGACTTGGCGATGCAAGCCATGGAAAATCTAGGAATAACAGTTTATACTGAACCTATTCGAGGAGGTAC contains the following coding sequences:
- a CDS encoding superoxide dismutase, which gives rise to MFTLPELGYSYDALEPYIDAKTMEIHHTKHHKGYIDNLNAALEKHPEWADKSLKEILANIESVPEDIRMAVRNNAGGHHNHTLFWKLLKKNNGAKPTGELLKLIERDFGSFEKFQEMFETAAKTRFGSGWAWLMMDKNGKLSIISTPNQDSPIMDGFFPLLGLDVWEHAYYLKYQNRRPDYIKEFWNIIDWDIVSSRMNGSCGCGCNHH
- the pepT gene encoding peptidase T, yielding MINYQQKLINYFFEYLQFNTQSNETAKTIPSTSGQMELARYIFKQLRDFGIQDVSLDDQAVLIVRIDGSIPGPTIAFLSHLDTADIGMNPEIQAQKIHFTGNEIILNSEKNIIMSPELFPELLQYLGEDIIFSTGTSILGCDNKAGLAVLTTLGEYLIREKPEHSTVILIYVPDEEIGLLGSQLLDTKKINADFAYTIDGGPLGEFGYETFNAASAEITIQGISIHPGSGKDKLVNPILIANDLINQFDPLNTPEHSEGREGFFWIHDITGNPTQAKIELIIRDFDLKEFENKKQWLRSAIKDISLRYPKAKIDYQITDNYANIANTLPSDRRCIDLAMQAMENLGITVYTEPIRGGTDGSILSANGLITPNLFTGGHNFHSIYEFLPIRSFQQSFETAVEIVKLAKYYTKVENDPNFKTQ